In one Deltaproteobacteria bacterium genomic region, the following are encoded:
- a CDS encoding NifU family protein has product MLEKIKEIIENEINPQLQLHAGGCELIDVDDGVVTLRMYGGCSGCPSSTITLFNGIVPILKEHFPDIKDVLLA; this is encoded by the coding sequence ATGCTCGAAAAGATTAAAGAAATTATAGAAAACGAAATAAATCCGCAGCTCCAGCTTCACGCCGGCGGCTGCGAGCTCATTGATGTCGATGACGGTGTCGTCACCCTGCGCATGTACGGCGGATGTTCGGGATGTCCGTCCAGTACCATCACCCTTTTCAATGGTATCGTACCGATACTTAAGGAGCATTTCCCTGACATCAAGGATGTGCTGCTAGCCTAA
- a CDS encoding protoheme IX farnesyltransferase — translation MRTQHLEQTRVSQTFTETAPKATSSGWQSYLPLTKPTISLLVVVTMLPTMLLAAQVTLSPTLMVAAIIGTFLSSASASVFNHLLDADLDVVMNRTRGRPVPSGQVSAMKGFIFGGILAAISMIVLYKWTTPAAAYIALAANVFYVLIYTLCLKRYTDQNIVIGGAAGAVGPLIGWASVHGSLGWQAWVLFGIIFLWTPPHFWALAIKYQKDYAAANVPMLPVTRGEANTRKQILLYTLTLLPAVGSLFVFGAVGYLFLIIAGAATIYFCWQAWALFASKSNALAMPLFHYSCLYLFAVFGALAIDRLTVGIL, via the coding sequence ATTCGGACGCAACATTTGGAGCAAACGCGCGTGTCACAAACTTTCACTGAAACTGCCCCTAAGGCAACCTCTTCAGGTTGGCAAAGCTACCTTCCGTTAACTAAGCCGACAATATCACTGTTAGTGGTTGTCACAATGTTACCTACAATGCTGCTTGCTGCCCAGGTGACTCTGAGCCCGACTTTGATGGTTGCTGCCATTATTGGGACTTTTCTATCGTCCGCGTCTGCTTCAGTGTTTAACCACTTACTGGATGCTGACCTTGACGTGGTCATGAATAGAACTCGTGGACGCCCAGTTCCGTCTGGCCAGGTTTCAGCAATGAAAGGCTTCATTTTCGGAGGCATTTTAGCTGCTATCTCCATGATAGTTCTCTACAAGTGGACTACCCCAGCAGCAGCTTATATCGCTCTCGCGGCTAATGTATTTTACGTACTTATATATACCCTGTGTTTAAAGCGATATACTGATCAAAACATCGTGATAGGTGGGGCGGCTGGAGCCGTCGGCCCTCTGATTGGATGGGCCTCAGTTCACGGCAGTTTGGGCTGGCAAGCGTGGGTGCTGTTTGGGATCATTTTTCTTTGGACACCCCCACACTTTTGGGCGCTAGCGATCAAGTACCAGAAAGACTACGCGGCTGCTAACGTACCCATGCTGCCCGTTACACGTGGAGAAGCGAACACACGCAAGCAAATACTGCTCTACACTTTGACTCTGCTCCCTGCAGTTGGTTCCCTATTTGTCTTTGGTGCCGTCGGGTATCTCTTTCTGATCATCGCTGGGGCGGCCACTATTTATTTCTGCTGGCAAGCATGGGCGTTATTCGCATCCAAAAGCAACGCACTTGCGATGCCACTTTTCCATTATTCGTGCCTGTATCTCTTTGCCGTATTTGGTGCCCTGGCCATCGATAGGTTGACGGTCGGTATATTATGA